One genomic window of bacterium includes the following:
- a CDS encoding HoxN/HupN/NixA family nickel/cobalt transporter — MLNWSRRGWLGYGTAVLGLHVLGLLALLPTARTHPALLGVGFLAYTLGLRHAFDADHIAAIDN; from the coding sequence ATGCTCAACTGGTCACGCCGGGGATGGCTTGGGTACGGAACGGCCGTCCTCGGATTGCACGTCCTGGGGCTGCTGGCGCTGCTACCCACCGCCCGCACCCACCCCGCACTTCTGGGAGTAGGGTTTCTCGCCTACACGCTCGGCCTGCGGCACGCGTTTGACGCCGACCACATCGCCGCGATCGACAAC